From Pseudoalteromonas piratica:
GGATTGGTACAAAAGCAAAAGAACTTGGCTTAGTTGATGAACTTGGTAATAAGCAAGACGCAATTGAACGCGCTGCTGAGCTTGCAAGTTTATCTATGTATGACGTGATTACTATTGAGCACAAACTTACCGAGCAAGAAATGCTAATGCAAAAAATCTTTGGTGACTCTCAAGCTGCAGCATTTGTCAGTGCTTATTTTGCCAAAGATGACTACGCACCGGTTAAAAATAGCATAATGCAAACTGCGCATGGCTTGAAACAACAAGTTTCGAGTCTTGAGCAATTTAACGATCCAAATGGTGTTTATGCAAAGTGTCTAGTGTGTACAGTGAGCTATTAAACGCTACTTAAACAATCACTTTTAAACTATAATAGCCCAGTGTTTTCACTGGGCTATTTTTATGAAAAGAAAAAAAATATACATCGCCTATACTGGCGGTACGATCGGGATGAAAAAATCGAGCAAAGGTTACATTCCTGCGGAAGGTTTTCTTACCCAAACAGTTAAAGCCAGTGCTGAATTTAATCGTGAAGAAATGCCGTTATTTGATATTCACGAATACTGCCCTCTCATTGATTCGTCAGATATGAGCCCGCTTCATTGGCAACTAATCGCTGATGATATTAAACAAAAATATGCTGACTATGATGGCTTTGTTGTCCTACATGGCACAGACACAATGGCATATACCGCTTCAGCGCTTTCGTTTATGCTCGAAGATCTTACCAAGCCTGTTATTGTTACCGGTTCGCAAATTCCACTGTCTCAATTGCGTTCTGATGGTCAGGTTAACTTACTCAATGCAATGTACCTTGCAGCAAACTATCCGATTGGCGAAGTAAGCTTATATTTTAATAACCAACTTTACCGAGGTAATCGTGCAACAAAAATGCACGCTGATGGTTTTGCTGCATTCGGCTCACCAAATATGGTACCGCTAGCTAAAGTTGGCATCAATATTGAGCTTGTTGCTGGCCAACTTAGCCCAAGCATAAGTAATAAATTAGGTGTCACGCAGATTACGCCTCAACAAATCGCGGTGGTGCACCTTTACCCGGGTATTTCTGTTGAGCTAATAAAAAGTATGATGACTGACAGCTTAAAAGCACTCGTTCTATTAAGTTTTGGCGTAGGTAATGCACCGCAGAACAAGGAAATGTTGGAGTTATTCAATAATGCGACACAATCAGGTTTAGTGATTGTAAATTTAACCCAGTGCTTACAAGGCAGCGTTAATATGGGCGGTTATGCTACTGGTAACGCACTTTTAAATGCGGGTGTGATTAGCGGTTATGACATGACGCTAGAAGCCTGTCTCACTAAATTACACTATTTACTTAGCCAAAATTTAGAAACTGAAACAATTCGCCATCTTATGCAAGATAACTTAAAAGGTGAGTTAACGCGGTAATTAAAGTGTGTTTTAAAAAAAAGAGCGCTAAATTTAGCGCTCTTTTTTATTTCTTTATTTCGGTTTAAAGTCTAAACATACCGAATTTATGCAGTAACGAGTTCCCGTTGGAGGCGGCCCATCATTAAATACATGACCTAGATGTGCATCACACTTTTTGCAGCGCACCTCGATGCGTTCCATGCCATGGGAACTGTCACGTAAATAGCGAATACTTTCTTTTTCACTAAAACTAAATGCTGGCCAACCACAACCTGATTGAAACTTGTCTTCAGATTTAAATAATAACGCATTACAGCAAACACAAAAGTAGTCACCGGACTCAAAAAAGTCGTTATATTCACCACTAAATGGGTATTCAGTACCACCCTCAACACAAACCTGCTTTTGTGCTTGGTTAAGGTGTGCTTGCCACTTTTTATCCATTATCTTACTTTTGCATCAATGTGGGTTAGATCCGTTAAATGGCAAGTCTCACCCTCGTGAGTTTTAATGCCATGCTCGCCAAAATAGTCTCGCTGTGCTTGCACTAAATGGCCATTACTTGGTGTTGTGAGGGTTGCATAATAAGTTTGTGTGGCAGCAAGTACCGGAAATGCAAGTCCCGACTTAACAGACTCTGCTGCAATGTTACGCAATGCAACCACTTCTTCATTCAAACCGTCAATAAAGCCATTGCCTTCTGCGATTTGATCTAAGTAATCTGCACGAATAATACAACCAGCGCGCCAAGTTTGCAGTGTTTTATTCAAATCGACCTTCCATTGATGTGAGCGCGATGCGCCTTTAATCAACGCTAAACCTTGGCGATAACATAAAAGGCTCGCCAGGTGGAATGCTTTACGTAGCTCTTCAAGATCAATGTTTACCTGAGCCGGCTGTTTTGCCGCATACGTCATTTCTAAGGCTGCGTGGGTGTCTTGTGTATTAGTTAAATGACGCGCTTGCACTGCTGCAACAAGTGAAGGTACTGCAATACCCAACTCTAATGCATTTTGCGCAGTCCAAAGACCTGTGCCTTTAGCGCCAACTTTATTATCAATTAAATCAACAATTGGCGTCTCGTTGTCAGATTTTAATTTTAAAATATGGCTTGAAATAGATAGAAGGTAACTGTTTAACTCCCCTTCAGACCAAGTATCAAAAAGTGCTGCAATTTCGTCATTTGTTTTACCACAACCCAAACGTAATAAATGATATACCTCAGCAATTAATTGCATTAACGCATATTCAATGCCGTTATGAACCATTTTAACGAAATGACCTGATGCAGACTGACCAACACGAGCAAAGCACGACTCACCATTGTGACTCGCAGCTACTTTTTCAAAAAATGGAATAATACGTTCCCAACCACCTTCAGAACCTGACGCCATCATAGCAGGGCCATGACGCGCTCCCTCAGCACCACCAGAAATACCCATGGTGGCAAACTCAAACTTGTTCTGATATTTCAGTTTACGAGCAATGCCATCTTTATAATTACTGTTACCGCAATCAACAATAATGTCGTTAATTTCAACGCCCGCTTCAATCAACTCTGAACATACTTTATCGACTAATTCGCCAGCTGGAACTAAAAGCAAAATTGAACGAGGCGTTTCAAGACGGCGAACCATATCCGCCAGATCACTAACAATATGCAGTCGCTCAGCAAACCCTTCTTTTTTTGCAAGGCTTAATAGATCTTCGCCTGCGTCTGGGTTTTTGTCATAGGCTACCAAGTTTAAACCTTTTTCAATTAAGTTTAAGGCAAGGTTTTTACCCATAACACCTAAGCCAACTAATGCGACTTGCATATAAAATCTCCTAACTGTGCTGTGAATTTATCGCTAATTCCAATCAATTTAACGTATGTTTACACTGAGAGCTGGAATTAGTTAAGCGGTAATGGCGCGCATTATATGGCTTTTCGACCAGCATGCAATTTTATTATTAAAAAAATTATAGATTATAATTTCCTTGCGAGGCCTTTATTTTACTCGTTTTGCTTAAATAATGGCTCTGCAACCTTGCGTTGAGGCCAATGACAGCGGACTTATGTCCTTTTTTGGGGCTGTTAAGATAATTTAAAAGGCGTATAATAAAATTTACATAAATTTTATTCATACTAATTCTAGTGTGCGATCAGTTGACGCCAACATGACACCGGTGTCATAATCTACTAACCACACAAAAAGCAAGTTTATTAAGCTAGTTTCTAGCTTATTGATGTGAAACGCAAAGAATATACAAAATAGCTAATGGGAGCTAATAAATGCCAAGACGTACCAAAATCGTTGCCACACTCGGTCCTGCTACAGATAGAGATGACAATTTAGAAAAAATAATAAAAGCAGGTGCGAATGTTGTTCGCCTAAACTTCTCTCATGGCGTAGCACAAGATCATAAAGATCGTGCAGCAAAAGTACGTGAAATCGCAAGTAAATTAGATACACACATCGCTATTCTTGCTGACCTTCAGGGTCCAAAAATTCGTGTATCTACATTCAAAGAAGGAAAGGTTAACCTTGAAGTAGGCGCAAAGTTTATTCTTGATGCTGAAATGGAAAAAGGTGAAGGCGATATTAATGGCGTAGGTATCGACTATAAAGAACTACCACAAGACGTTTCTTCTGGTGACTTACTACTATTAAACGATGGTTTAATCCAGCTTACAGTTGATGAAGTAGTTGGCAAAAAAGTACATACAACAGTTACAGTTGGCGGCGTACTTTCTAACAATAAAGGTATTAACCGTCTGGGTGGTGGTTTAACTGCGCCAGCATTTACAGATAAAGATAAAGAAGACCTTATCACTGCAACTGAAATTGACGTTGATTACATTGCTGTATCATTCCCACGCTCTGGTGATGATATGCGTTATGTGCGTTCATTGGCTGAAGCTGCGGGTTCAAAAGCACAATTACTAGCGAAAATCGAACGTGCTGAAGCTGTTGAAACGGAAGAAGCAATTGATGATATCGTACTTGCATCAGATGCCGTTATGGTTGCCCGTGGCGACTTAGGTGTTGAAATTGGTGACGCTGCACTTGTTGGTAAGCAAAAAGCGATTATTAGCCGTGCACGTACGCTAAACCGCACTGTGATCACTGCCACGCAAATGATGGAATCAATGATTGATAACCCTATGCCAACACGTGCAGAAGTTATGGACGTTGCAAATGCAGTACTTGATGGCACAGATGCGGTGATGTTATCTGCAGAAACCGCTGCTGGTGACTACCCTGCTATTACAGTAGAAACAATGGCGCGTGTTTGTTTAGGTGCAGAGTCACAACCGCAAACGGCAATTTCTAAGCACCGCTTAGATTCAATGTTTGAAAATACATCTGAGACGATTGCATTATCAGCCATGTACGCAGCTAACCACTTAGATTCCGTTAAAGCACTCGTTGCGCTAACAGAATCAGGTAGCACAGCAAAACTAATGTCGCGTATTAGCTCTGGTTTACCAATTTATTCGCTGTCTCGCCATCATCGTACACTTGGCCAAACTGCACTATATCGTGGTGTTTATCCGGTTTATTTTGATTCGACAGAATACGATTCTGGTTCACTGGTAAAACAAGCATTAGCAACTTTAGTAAACAAAGGTTACTTGCAATCAGGTGATAAAGTAATTTTGACCCATGGTGATGCAATGGAAACTGTTGGCGCTACAAATACGCTTAAATTAGTGACAGTTGACTAACCTTTAGCTCAACCAAGTTCAACAAAAAAACCAGTTCAATTGAACTGGTTTTTTATATCACCTAAGTAAAGCGTGCATTTAGTTCTTCGTAGTTTTACTGATGCCTTATTTACTTTTCGATATGTGGAATAACTTGCGTTATTGGTTGTGAAAAAGTAAAGCGTTGATTTTGTGAATATGACTCAGGCACAACAATAGTACAGCGATTTTCAGTACATTTAACTGACTCATCTGCACCAATTGGATCTGCAACAACCTGATCAAATATCAAGGTCACACCTTTCACTTCAGGCATCATAAACGAAAACAGTGTGCGCATAAAAAAGCCTGACAAACGTCCTATTAAATCGTCAAACTCGCTATATAAATCTGCCATTTGCTTCATTGAAATGCTGTCACCATATGTTTGGTTTGCTTCCATTTGCATTTTAAGCTGGCATTGGTCACCACCTTTTGGGTGAACCACAATTAATGCTTTATCTTTGTCGAGCGTCTCATCAAAAGGCAGCAATAATTTGCTTTGTGACGTGTAGTTGAGCGGGTATTCATTCGTTTTAGTGATAATGCTGCCACTTTCAATATTACAAGGCTCCCCCTTTTGGTTTACCAAATAGAAGCCTAGATCAGCTGTTGCATAGTTGCCTTTCGACATCACTTTTAATCGATCATAAAAACCATCATAAGACACAACAAATTCAGAAGCGGTTGCACAAAATGATAATGCAGATAGCACTACCCCTGCTGCCAAGTTTTTCTTAATCACTGAAATACCTTTGGTTTGTAATTAACATTTGATTTAATTCTTCGATGTATTCATGACCGCGCTCAGAGTAGCTTTCAAGGCCATATAATAATTTTTCAGCGAGTATAAGCTGTTCATCATAACGATTACTTTGCCTCAGATCACGAAGTTGTTTATAAGCTGGGTGTGTATTGATATTTCTAAAATATGCTCTCACACTTTGTTCCAGTGTTTTGAAGGCGGCAACTTCGTGATTACTGCCAGCATTTCGTTTGTTTGGCACCATGCCGCAACCTTCTTTGAAGCACCACAAACCAAAGAAATTTAAGCCTATGCGCGCAAAACGTGAAGTCCCCCATCCTGACTCGTTTGCCGCCTGTGTTAACACCATAGAGCGCGGGATTAAATCAACACGTTTTATCGCCACTAATAAGTTTTCTTCATTTACAACAGGTTCTATTTTATATTCTGCCAAAATTGTTTTCAGTGAGGCGATTTGAGAGCTTGGAATATCAAAGCCTAATTCAAGTTCAGTTAATGCTAAATCAATGATTTCACGTTGTTTTAAAATACGCTGGTTTTCTGCAATAACATACGGTTTCAGTAGGTCAAAAAATGCTTGTTTTCGTTGTTGCACATTTGTCATATTTGCAAAATCTGGCAAAACAACATCATGTAATGGTTTTTCTACAACAGGCTCAATCACTTGTTCTGCAACTTGCTCGTCTTGTGCTGGCAATTCAGGTTTTAACAACCAAGGGCTTGCTAACATGTAAGCAAAAAAAGTAATTGCCAATAATCTAATCAATAACTTCATGTACTATTTTCTGTAGTGATATACATCTAAAAAAGGAACAATTCTACAACAATGAGCAAGCAGACGTAAGCTTTTTACTATTTCATTCTGTCCCAATAAATACTTTGACCAAATTTCTTACTGAGTGCTTGGTTAAAAATTTCGAAACTTGCAAAAGGAAGCCACTTGCCAGTAATACAGTACCAAGTGTGTGAATAACAATTTAATTTGCTAATGTGATATTTATGGTAAGCAAAAAGCTCTGACGATACCCGATTTACTTCGAGTTTAGTGTTTAATGGATGGCCCAAAGCGTCACTGGCGACAAAAATGTTAGCGCCACTACGGTTGGCTAAAAAACGTTTGTAGCTAACAGCGCGCGCAAGTCCTGAACCATGTAATTCTAAAATCGCATTGTGGTCGATAACAATTCCAGTGTGAATAAACCCATTATACACACCACAACACACAACATTACCAATTTCGGCTGTAACATGAAAGTCACTCGGGTAATCATCGCAAGGATAACGTCCTATCGGGTTACGAGTGTTAAGATTTTGACGTCGTAACGCATCTTGTTCTGCTAACTCTTTACGATAATAGGTATTCGCAAGCACAGCTGTTGCAGAAATACCGAGTAAAAGTGGTAATGGCATAGAACAACTCCAGTAGTTACCTCATTAAACTATGGCATAACTTAATCAATAATACTGTTTTAAGTTGTTGCAATTTATGTCTAAAATAATTTTATGATTTTAATTAATTTACTAGGTAATTAATGACTGAAGAATGGTTAGCAAGACGATACAAAGAAAACAAACACCGCCCAGATGATAAACGCTCTCCCTATCAGAAGGACCGCTCACGTATTATACATGCAGCAGCATTTCGACGTTTACAAGCTAAAACCCAAATCATGGGAATAGGTGTTAATGACTTTTACCGCACACGCCTAACTCATTCACTCGAAGTATCACAAATTGCCAGTGGTATTTTAGGTCAGTTAAGAGCAAGCCAAACAAGCGACAGCATATGTGCTTTTTTACCCTGTAGAAGTTTAATTGAAACCTTAGCTTTGGCACACGATATAGGTCATCCCCCTTTCGGCCATGGTGGCGAAACGGCACTGAATTACATGATGCGCGAGCACGGTGGATTTGAGGGTAATGCGCAAACATTGCGTATTGTTGCTAAATTAGAACCTTACAGTAAAGGGTTTGGTATGAATTTAACACGCCGAACTTTACTTGGTTTTATAAAATACCCGCAGCTCATTAAACATTTATGGCAGGTTCCAGAAGATAATGAGCAAGAAAGATTCATCAATTCAACGCGTTGGTTACCCGCTAAGGGATTGTATTGCGAAGAGTCCGCGGTATTTGATTGGATCTTAGCACCTTTGTCCTCCTATGATTCAACAACATTTACACAGTTCACCAAAAATAAAAACGGTATAGATCGGACTAAGTATAAGTCGCTTGACTGTTCTATTATGGAACTGGCAGACGATATTGCCTACGGCGTGCATGATTTAGAAGATGCAATTGCAACCGGCATGGTCAGCGTGCATCAATGGCAAGAATTTGTTGATACTCATTTGAGCAACTTACAAACTGGTTGGTTAAATTCCAACTTACCGCGCATTTCAGCACAATTATTCTCACCCGATGAAGCTGATTTAAAGGAAGTAATCGGTGAGTTAGTGAATTTATTTATCACCCAAGCGAAAATAAAAAAACTCGACTTATTCGAAAGCCTGTTATTAGACCACACGGTTTATTTAGATAAAGATTTAACTATTTTACTTGAAGGGTTAAAGCAGTTTGTATTTAAAAACGTAATTCGTCACCCAGAAATGCAACAAATTGAATTTAAAGGACAAAAGATTATTTCAGATATTTTTGCCGCTTTTGCCAGCGATCCATTAAGGCTATTACCGCTTACTCGGCAAGCCATCTATCAGAATGCATTAGCCCAAGGAGAAACCGGTTACCGCGAATTATGTGACTACATCTCATCTATGACAGACGAGTACGCCATAAAAGTTCACGGAAGATTGTTCACAACCGAGTATTAAGCCAGTTTAGAATCATCGTAAAAAACCGTACCATCGTCTTTTGAAACACTTCGACTACGGTGATTCTCTTGCATATCAAGTAACTCACTCGGTCTCAAATTGCGCTCTTTTAACGCCTCGCCACAATGTGGACAAACTGAAATTAAACATTGAGTACTGATATTAAAACAATTAGTACATTCAAAACAGCTAACGTCCGTATCAATTTCTGCTTGTTCTGTATGTTGACAGTTAAATAATGCATGTTCAGCCAGATTAGACATAGCAAGCCTCCTTTTTTACACTGAACATAAATAAAGCGACCAAGTTTGACAAGCTTAAACGTTGACCAACTTTTAAAACCAGTAAAAAGTGCTATTTGAAAATAGTTTTTTGAAAGCGAACCTGTAAATTTTGTCCGTTATTGTCTTGCTCATTTTCAAGCGCTAATGCAATTTTAGAAAGTCGGTCAGCTGGTTTTGGGTGGGTACTGTAGAGGTTTGCAAGTGCACTGTCTG
This genomic window contains:
- the ansA gene encoding asparaginase; this encodes MKRKKIYIAYTGGTIGMKKSSKGYIPAEGFLTQTVKASAEFNREEMPLFDIHEYCPLIDSSDMSPLHWQLIADDIKQKYADYDGFVVLHGTDTMAYTASALSFMLEDLTKPVIVTGSQIPLSQLRSDGQVNLLNAMYLAANYPIGEVSLYFNNQLYRGNRATKMHADGFAAFGSPNMVPLAKVGINIELVAGQLSPSISNKLGVTQITPQQIAVVHLYPGISVELIKSMMTDSLKALVLLSFGVGNAPQNKEMLELFNNATQSGLVIVNLTQCLQGSVNMGGYATGNALLNAGVISGYDMTLEACLTKLHYLLSQNLETETIRHLMQDNLKGELTR
- the msrB gene encoding peptide-methionine (R)-S-oxide reductase MsrB, with amino-acid sequence MDKKWQAHLNQAQKQVCVEGGTEYPFSGEYNDFFESGDYFCVCCNALLFKSEDKFQSGCGWPAFSFSEKESIRYLRDSSHGMERIEVRCKKCDAHLGHVFNDGPPPTGTRYCINSVCLDFKPK
- the gndA gene encoding NADP-dependent phosphogluconate dehydrogenase; translated protein: MQVALVGLGVMGKNLALNLIEKGLNLVAYDKNPDAGEDLLSLAKKEGFAERLHIVSDLADMVRRLETPRSILLLVPAGELVDKVCSELIEAGVEINDIIVDCGNSNYKDGIARKLKYQNKFEFATMGISGGAEGARHGPAMMASGSEGGWERIIPFFEKVAASHNGESCFARVGQSASGHFVKMVHNGIEYALMQLIAEVYHLLRLGCGKTNDEIAALFDTWSEGELNSYLLSISSHILKLKSDNETPIVDLIDNKVGAKGTGLWTAQNALELGIAVPSLVAAVQARHLTNTQDTHAALEMTYAAKQPAQVNIDLEELRKAFHLASLLCYRQGLALIKGASRSHQWKVDLNKTLQTWRAGCIIRADYLDQIAEGNGFIDGLNEEVVALRNIAAESVKSGLAFPVLAATQTYYATLTTPSNGHLVQAQRDYFGEHGIKTHEGETCHLTDLTHIDAKVR
- the pyk gene encoding pyruvate kinase, with product MPRRTKIVATLGPATDRDDNLEKIIKAGANVVRLNFSHGVAQDHKDRAAKVREIASKLDTHIAILADLQGPKIRVSTFKEGKVNLEVGAKFILDAEMEKGEGDINGVGIDYKELPQDVSSGDLLLLNDGLIQLTVDEVVGKKVHTTVTVGGVLSNNKGINRLGGGLTAPAFTDKDKEDLITATEIDVDYIAVSFPRSGDDMRYVRSLAEAAGSKAQLLAKIERAEAVETEEAIDDIVLASDAVMVARGDLGVEIGDAALVGKQKAIISRARTLNRTVITATQMMESMIDNPMPTRAEVMDVANAVLDGTDAVMLSAETAAGDYPAITVETMARVCLGAESQPQTAISKHRLDSMFENTSETIALSAMYAANHLDSVKALVALTESGSTAKLMSRISSGLPIYSLSRHHRTLGQTALYRGVYPVYFDSTEYDSGSLVKQALATLVNKGYLQSGDKVILTHGDAMETVGATNTLKLVTVD
- a CDS encoding DUF2987 domain-containing protein, whose translation is MIKKNLAAGVVLSALSFCATASEFVVSYDGFYDRLKVMSKGNYATADLGFYLVNQKGEPCNIESGSIITKTNEYPLNYTSQSKLLLPFDETLDKDKALIVVHPKGGDQCQLKMQMEANQTYGDSISMKQMADLYSEFDDLIGRLSGFFMRTLFSFMMPEVKGVTLIFDQVVADPIGADESVKCTENRCTIVVPESYSQNQRFTFSQPITQVIPHIEK
- a CDS encoding glucosaminidase domain-containing protein; protein product: MKLLIRLLAITFFAYMLASPWLLKPELPAQDEQVAEQVIEPVVEKPLHDVVLPDFANMTNVQQRKQAFFDLLKPYVIAENQRILKQREIIDLALTELELGFDIPSSQIASLKTILAEYKIEPVVNEENLLVAIKRVDLIPRSMVLTQAANESGWGTSRFARIGLNFFGLWCFKEGCGMVPNKRNAGSNHEVAAFKTLEQSVRAYFRNINTHPAYKQLRDLRQSNRYDEQLILAEKLLYGLESYSERGHEYIEELNQMLITNQRYFSD
- a CDS encoding anti-phage deoxyguanosine triphosphatase translates to MTEEWLARRYKENKHRPDDKRSPYQKDRSRIIHAAAFRRLQAKTQIMGIGVNDFYRTRLTHSLEVSQIASGILGQLRASQTSDSICAFLPCRSLIETLALAHDIGHPPFGHGGETALNYMMREHGGFEGNAQTLRIVAKLEPYSKGFGMNLTRRTLLGFIKYPQLIKHLWQVPEDNEQERFINSTRWLPAKGLYCEESAVFDWILAPLSSYDSTTFTQFTKNKNGIDRTKYKSLDCSIMELADDIAYGVHDLEDAIATGMVSVHQWQEFVDTHLSNLQTGWLNSNLPRISAQLFSPDEADLKEVIGELVNLFITQAKIKKLDLFESLLLDHTVYLDKDLTILLEGLKQFVFKNVIRHPEMQQIEFKGQKIISDIFAAFASDPLRLLPLTRQAIYQNALAQGETGYRELCDYISSMTDEYAIKVHGRLFTTEY